Proteins encoded together in one Argonema galeatum A003/A1 window:
- a CDS encoding type II toxin-antitoxin system HicB family antitoxin: MTKFKYQMLVQWSDEDNCFLVGFPDFPGQRWRTHGDSYEEAFANGTEALESLILAYEATGEPLPKPTVYKAA; encoded by the coding sequence ATGACGAAATTTAAGTATCAAATGCTCGTTCAATGGTCTGATGAAGACAACTGTTTCTTAGTGGGATTTCCTGATTTTCCCGGACAGCGTTGGCGGACTCATGGTGATAGTTATGAGGAAGCTTTTGCCAATGGTACTGAAGCTTTGGAGTCGCTAATTTTAGCTTATGAAGCTACTGGCGAACCACTTCCAAAACCAACGGTTTACAAAGCTGCTTAA